One stretch of Aquisalimonas asiatica DNA includes these proteins:
- a CDS encoding carbohydrate ABC transporter permease: MLTSLFQSDRYQRNLDVALKTLLWTFLLLGVFVTIFPFLWSILLSTHDRSTMFSSELTLYFSDQLINNYQRLMEIMPFWTAMYNSFKVSVLGTLVSLLFCSMCGYALAVYRFRGRNLVFLVMVCSMMIPPVLTLIPYYLVIDSLGLVNTHIAVWLPFTINPIGIFLMRQYTVASVPRELLEAARLDGAGEFRIYWSVVLPLLRPALATLAIVQFVFLWNNFLHPLVVLTESDTQVITLALRSVQNIPNTPWGAVMLGTTISILPLIAIYLVASRQMISGMTSGAVKQ, encoded by the coding sequence ATGCTGACCTCTCTATTCCAGAGCGACCGCTATCAACGCAACCTGGATGTCGCCCTGAAGACCCTGCTGTGGACCTTCCTGCTGCTGGGTGTCTTCGTGACGATCTTCCCGTTCCTGTGGTCGATCCTGCTGTCGACCCATGACCGCTCGACCATGTTCAGCTCCGAGCTGACGCTCTACTTCAGCGATCAGCTCATCAACAACTACCAGCGGCTCATGGAGATCATGCCGTTCTGGACCGCCATGTATAACAGCTTCAAGGTGTCGGTCCTGGGGACGCTGGTCTCGCTGCTGTTCTGCAGCATGTGCGGATACGCCCTCGCCGTGTACCGCTTCAGGGGGCGTAACCTGGTCTTCCTGGTCATGGTCTGCTCCATGATGATTCCTCCGGTGCTGACCCTGATCCCCTATTACCTGGTGATCGACTCCCTGGGGCTGGTGAATACGCACATCGCAGTGTGGCTGCCTTTCACCATCAACCCCATCGGCATCTTTCTGATGCGTCAGTACACGGTGGCATCGGTGCCCAGGGAGCTGCTGGAGGCCGCACGACTGGACGGCGCCGGCGAGTTCCGCATTTACTGGAGCGTGGTGCTGCCCCTGCTCCGCCCCGCCCTGGCAACACTGGCGATCGTCCAGTTCGTCTTTCTCTGGAACAACTTCCTGCACCCGCTCGTGGTGCTCACGGAGTCTGATACCCAGGTGATCACGCTGGCACTGCGCAGCGTCCAGAACATCCCCAACACGCCGTGGGGCGCGGTCATGCTGGGAACCACCATCTCCATCCTGCCGCTGATCGCCATCTACCTCGTGGCATCCAGACAGATGATTTCCGGCATGACCAGTGGTGCCGTCAAACAGTAA
- a CDS encoding GH1 family beta-glucosidase: MTFDVPNDSRLRSPDFLFGVATAAYQVEGAAREGGRTPSIWDTFCRQPGRVLNGDTGDVACEHYHRWPEDLDLVQDLGFDAYRLSISWPRVMPRRGEVNPEGLRFYEQIIDGLVERDVKPIVTLYHWDLPQYLDNRGGWVNRETAYAFAEFADVVTAALGNRVEAYATLNEPWCSAFLGYELGVHAPGLKEPRLAYQAAHHLLLAHGLALPAMRHNAPQSRHGLVLNFTPSFPATERYDDQAMALLQDAINGHWFLEPVLEGRYPSLVTRFRPESTPVVYPGDMDIISRPIDFLGVNYYTRSLVTHDQDGEAREVRVENAQRTSMDWEVYPHGLYRLLTDLDRQYHLPPLMVTENGAAVTETVEDDGIHDDLRCDYYNRHLQAVDQAIRDGVNITGYFAWSLLDNFEWAEGYSQRFGLVYVDYDSQERIRKRSATLFREFMAERQSAGAGAAS, encoded by the coding sequence GTGACTTTTGATGTGCCGAACGATTCCAGACTGCGCAGCCCCGACTTCCTTTTCGGAGTGGCGACGGCCGCGTATCAAGTGGAAGGGGCCGCCCGGGAAGGCGGGCGCACGCCGAGCATCTGGGATACCTTCTGCCGGCAGCCGGGGCGGGTCCTCAACGGCGACACCGGTGATGTGGCCTGCGAGCACTATCATCGCTGGCCGGAGGATCTGGACCTGGTCCAGGATCTCGGTTTCGACGCGTACCGGCTGTCCATTTCCTGGCCCCGCGTCATGCCGCGCCGTGGCGAGGTCAACCCGGAAGGGCTCCGCTTCTACGAGCAGATCATCGACGGGCTGGTGGAACGCGACGTCAAACCGATCGTCACGCTGTATCACTGGGACCTGCCCCAGTACCTGGATAACCGCGGCGGCTGGGTCAACCGCGAGACGGCCTACGCCTTCGCGGAGTTTGCGGACGTGGTGACCGCGGCCCTGGGGAACCGGGTGGAGGCGTACGCCACCCTGAACGAACCCTGGTGCAGCGCCTTCCTGGGATACGAGCTCGGCGTCCACGCACCCGGCCTCAAGGAACCGCGGCTGGCCTATCAGGCGGCACATCACCTGCTCCTGGCCCACGGGCTCGCGCTGCCCGCCATGCGTCACAATGCACCACAATCGCGACACGGGCTGGTGCTGAACTTCACGCCCAGTTTCCCGGCAACCGAGCGATACGACGACCAGGCCATGGCCCTCCTGCAGGACGCCATCAACGGCCACTGGTTCCTGGAGCCGGTACTCGAAGGCCGTTACCCCTCCCTGGTCACCCGTTTCCGGCCGGAATCCACACCGGTGGTCTACCCCGGCGACATGGACATCATCTCCCGCCCCATCGACTTCCTGGGGGTGAATTACTACACCCGCAGCCTGGTCACCCATGACCAGGACGGGGAGGCCAGGGAAGTCCGGGTGGAGAATGCCCAGCGCACCAGCATGGACTGGGAGGTCTATCCCCACGGCCTGTATCGCCTGCTCACCGACCTCGACCGGCAGTATCACCTGCCGCCCCTGATGGTCACGGAAAACGGCGCGGCCGTAACCGAAACCGTCGAGGACGACGGCATTCACGACGACCTGCGTTGCGACTACTACAACCGCCACCTGCAGGCCGTCGACCAGGCCATTCGCGACGGCGTCAACATCACGGGCTACTTCGCCTGGAGCCTGCTGGACAACTTCGAGTGGGCCGAGGGGTACAGCCAGCGATTCGGGCTGGTCTACGTGGATTACGACAGCCAGGAGCGGATCCGGAAACGGAGCGCGACGCTGTTCCGGGAGTTCATGGCCGAGCGCCAGAGCGCCGGGGCCGGTGCAGCATCCTGA
- a CDS encoding ABC transporter ATP-binding protein: MAAVTMRNIAKRYDGDSDVIKGVDLDISDGEFVVLVGPSGCGKSTMLRMIAGLEDISDGELLIDGTLHNRTPPARRGVAMVFQSYALYPHMNVRENMGFALKLAGHSRQVINDSVNTAADILQINHLLERRPKELSGGQRQRVAIGRAITRKPEVFLFDEPLSNLDASLRVQMRIELMRLHRELGTTMIYVTHDQVEAMTLGDRVVVFNHGVIEQSGPPAELYARPTNQFVGGFLGSPKMNLLPCRLEHSNGATRAWLSDSLALPVPYALSRTDCPATVGIRPEHFELTDAENGAPASVEVQENLGDYAILHARLRDTDQIVSVKLTETAGHYAPGDVVALRAVPEECHYFDEAGPTLRVG, encoded by the coding sequence ATGGCTGCCGTGACCATGCGGAACATCGCCAAACGCTATGACGGAGACAGCGACGTCATCAAGGGCGTCGACCTTGACATCAGCGACGGTGAGTTCGTCGTGCTGGTGGGGCCGTCCGGCTGCGGTAAATCCACCATGCTGCGCATGATCGCCGGGCTGGAGGACATCTCCGACGGCGAGCTGCTGATCGACGGTACCCTGCACAACCGGACACCTCCTGCCCGCCGCGGCGTTGCCATGGTGTTCCAGAGCTACGCCCTTTACCCCCACATGAACGTCCGCGAAAACATGGGCTTCGCCCTGAAGCTCGCGGGCCACTCCAGGCAGGTGATCAACGACTCGGTCAACACGGCAGCGGATATCCTGCAGATCAATCACCTGCTTGAGCGCAGGCCCAAGGAGCTCTCCGGCGGGCAGCGCCAGCGCGTCGCCATCGGCCGCGCCATTACACGTAAACCCGAGGTATTCCTGTTTGACGAGCCCCTCTCCAACCTGGACGCATCGCTGCGCGTGCAGATGCGTATTGAGCTGATGCGCCTGCACCGGGAACTGGGCACGACCATGATCTACGTCACCCACGATCAGGTGGAAGCCATGACGCTCGGTGACCGGGTCGTGGTGTTCAACCACGGGGTCATTGAACAGTCAGGTCCCCCCGCGGAACTCTACGCGCGGCCGACCAATCAGTTCGTGGGCGGGTTCCTGGGTTCGCCGAAGATGAACCTGCTGCCATGCCGGCTGGAGCACAGCAACGGCGCCACGAGGGCATGGCTCAGCGACTCCCTGGCCCTGCCGGTCCCTTATGCCCTGAGCCGCACTGACTGCCCGGCGACGGTGGGCATCCGCCCCGAACACTTCGAGCTGACGGACGCGGAGAACGGCGCCCCGGCATCGGTGGAAGTGCAGGAGAACCTGGGTGATTACGCCATTCTGCACGCACGCCTCAGGGATACGGACCAGATCGTCTCGGTGAAGCTCACGGAGACGGCCGGCCACTATGCCCCCGGCGACGTTGTCGCACTGCGTGCGGTGCCGGAAGAGTGCCACTACTTCGATGAAGCGGGCCCGACGCTCCGCGTGGGGTAA
- a CDS encoding ABC transporter substrate-binding protein, with protein sequence MKASQRLGSAAAMLLLALPALADDEIRFEGFPDYDSQLEAVLPAFQEAHGLQVDILMNEWEEHHNRLATTLGTGRGAGDLVLVDVGQIGAFVGEGGLVDLSERFEGMEDDFADYAVTQGQSPDGGQYGIPVDIGPGVMYYRRDLMDEAEQDLDDIQDSWDAYLEYGRWLREEHDTLLVGNASSVAQAIIFTEVDEGEGFYFDEDGNSLITGDRFVRAFEMARTIREEGLDGSINDWTEDWYEGFRNGEFATELSGAWLLGHLQNWIAPETSGEWGASRLPAGRYGSWGGSFLAIPEQSDNQEEAWELLEYLISPDIQIEGFENIAAFPANTRTYDHPMFDDEIEFLRGQQARHLFAEIAENIEPVTPHQGDHIAYDLVVSDALSRVLDDDVAIMDALEEAESQLKRRLRML encoded by the coding sequence ATGAAAGCATCCCAACGCCTGGGCTCAGCCGCGGCAATGCTGCTGCTGGCCCTTCCCGCCCTGGCGGATGACGAAATCCGCTTCGAAGGGTTCCCGGATTACGACAGCCAGCTCGAGGCCGTGCTACCCGCCTTCCAGGAGGCGCACGGGCTGCAGGTCGACATTCTCATGAACGAATGGGAGGAACACCACAACCGCCTTGCCACGACGCTCGGCACCGGTCGCGGTGCCGGCGACCTGGTACTGGTGGACGTGGGTCAGATCGGTGCCTTTGTCGGCGAAGGCGGGCTGGTGGATCTCTCGGAGCGATTCGAGGGCATGGAGGACGACTTCGCCGATTACGCGGTGACTCAGGGACAGTCCCCCGACGGTGGGCAATACGGCATCCCGGTGGATATCGGCCCGGGGGTCATGTACTACCGCCGCGACCTCATGGACGAGGCCGAACAGGACCTGGACGACATTCAGGACTCCTGGGACGCCTACCTGGAGTACGGCCGATGGCTGCGCGAAGAGCACGACACGCTGCTGGTCGGCAACGCCTCGTCCGTGGCCCAGGCCATCATCTTCACCGAGGTCGACGAAGGGGAAGGATTCTACTTCGACGAAGACGGCAACTCACTGATCACCGGTGACCGGTTCGTGCGTGCCTTCGAGATGGCGCGGACCATCCGTGAAGAGGGGCTCGACGGTAGCATCAACGACTGGACCGAGGACTGGTACGAAGGCTTCCGGAACGGCGAATTCGCCACCGAGCTCTCGGGGGCGTGGTTGCTGGGCCACCTCCAGAACTGGATCGCGCCGGAAACCTCCGGAGAGTGGGGAGCCTCCCGCCTGCCCGCGGGGCGTTACGGCTCGTGGGGCGGTTCCTTCCTCGCCATCCCCGAGCAGAGCGACAACCAGGAGGAGGCCTGGGAGCTGCTGGAGTACCTGATCAGCCCGGACATTCAGATCGAGGGCTTCGAGAACATCGCGGCGTTCCCTGCCAATACCAGAACCTACGACCACCCGATGTTCGACGATGAAATCGAATTCCTGCGGGGTCAGCAGGCACGGCACCTGTTCGCCGAAATCGCGGAGAACATCGAACCGGTCACCCCGCACCAGGGCGATCACATTGCCTACGACCTCGTCGTCAGCGACGCCCTGTCCAGGGTCCTGGACGACGACGTGGCCATCATGGATGCGCTTGAGGAGGCCGAGAGCCAGCTCAAGCGCCGCCTCCGGATGCTTTGA
- a CDS encoding DUF2182 domain-containing protein has protein sequence MSTVTAPRNVWLASPVLLAVIASAWLLGLTAEFTGHAQWIHHHRLVTGDMSLAASLALLLLAWQVHIAAMMLPSSLPMIRLFARTAARQPHPGTAHGAFIGGYLLVWTAFGVGALTLHNAVLAAGHHWHWLAHRPEWLAGGALVLAGAFQFSGLKNACLRHCRHPGVFLMAHYRRGRLAALHLGLRHGLFCIGCCWALMLVMVVVGIANLAWMAPLALLMLYEKTGAYGDRVVKPVGIGLIVLGTLLLLAPEWTSVGHDHHGVHGH, from the coding sequence GTGAGCACGGTCACCGCACCGCGCAACGTCTGGCTTGCGTCGCCGGTACTGCTGGCAGTGATCGCCAGCGCCTGGCTGCTCGGCCTCACTGCCGAGTTCACCGGCCACGCGCAGTGGATCCATCACCACCGGCTGGTCACCGGCGACATGTCGTTGGCGGCGAGCCTGGCTCTGTTGCTGCTGGCCTGGCAGGTCCACATTGCGGCGATGATGCTGCCATCGTCTCTGCCGATGATACGGCTGTTTGCCCGCACGGCGGCACGCCAGCCCCATCCGGGGACGGCGCACGGGGCCTTCATCGGCGGCTACCTGCTGGTCTGGACCGCATTCGGTGTGGGCGCACTGACACTCCACAATGCCGTGCTCGCCGCCGGACACCACTGGCACTGGCTCGCTCACCGACCGGAGTGGCTGGCGGGTGGTGCCCTGGTCCTGGCCGGTGCCTTCCAGTTCTCCGGCCTCAAGAACGCCTGCCTGCGCCACTGCCGCCACCCGGGCGTCTTCCTCATGGCCCATTACCGGCGCGGGCGACTGGCGGCACTGCACCTGGGGCTGCGGCACGGGCTGTTCTGTATCGGCTGCTGCTGGGCGCTGATGCTTGTGATGGTCGTGGTGGGCATCGCCAATCTCGCGTGGATGGCGCCGCTGGCACTGCTGATGCTCTACGAGAAGACCGGCGCTTACGGTGACCGGGTCGTCAAACCCGTGGGGATCGGGCTCATAGTGCTGGGCACGCTCCTGCTGCTCGCGCCGGAGTGGACATCCGTCGGCCACGATCATCACGGGGTCCATGGCCACTGA
- a CDS encoding carbohydrate ABC transporter permease yields MSTHTSDTATASHAVPLEGQRAGDGPGRRKMARTKAPYWFLSPFFILFGTFFVFPIFFMIYLSFHVWNPAAGLSAMQWVGLENYSYALTDPTLWRSLRNTVVIALLSGVPQHLIALPAAFVLVQLGSRARHWLSVAYFTPYVTSTIAVSMIFYVIYAPHSGILNQTLIYLATNPVTGWAFTWVADVMPIRWVQDNALIQYSISAVVFWKYVGFNIIIYVAGLTTIPKDLYEAARIDGANAWQQFRFVALPMLRPFIFFAVTMTIIGNMNLFDEPYVLTRALEQASRSGMTISNYLYRVAWQWMDMGSAAAISWILFFVIAAMTWVYFHLFGRKGLEGN; encoded by the coding sequence ATGAGCACCCACACGTCCGATACAGCGACAGCCAGTCACGCCGTCCCTCTCGAGGGCCAGCGCGCCGGTGATGGTCCGGGCCGCCGCAAAATGGCCCGGACCAAAGCACCGTACTGGTTCCTGTCGCCCTTTTTCATCCTGTTCGGGACGTTCTTCGTCTTCCCGATCTTCTTCATGATCTATCTGTCGTTCCACGTCTGGAACCCGGCCGCGGGGCTGAGTGCCATGCAGTGGGTCGGCCTGGAGAACTACAGCTACGCGCTGACCGACCCCACGCTCTGGCGCTCCCTTCGCAATACCGTGGTCATCGCGCTGCTCTCGGGGGTGCCCCAGCACCTGATCGCGCTGCCCGCGGCGTTCGTTCTCGTGCAACTGGGCAGCCGCGCACGCCACTGGCTCAGCGTCGCCTACTTCACGCCCTACGTGACATCGACCATCGCCGTGTCGATGATCTTCTACGTCATCTATGCCCCTCACAGCGGCATTCTGAACCAGACGCTGATCTACCTGGCGACGAACCCGGTCACCGGCTGGGCGTTCACCTGGGTGGCTGACGTGATGCCCATCCGCTGGGTCCAGGACAACGCACTGATCCAGTATTCCATCTCTGCGGTGGTGTTCTGGAAGTACGTGGGCTTCAACATCATCATCTACGTCGCCGGGCTGACCACGATCCCGAAGGATCTCTACGAAGCGGCCCGCATCGACGGTGCCAACGCCTGGCAGCAGTTCCGCTTCGTGGCCCTGCCCATGCTGCGCCCGTTCATCTTCTTTGCCGTGACCATGACGATCATCGGCAACATGAACCTGTTCGACGAGCCATACGTGCTCACCCGCGCGCTGGAGCAGGCATCCCGAAGCGGCATGACCATCTCCAATTACCTCTATCGCGTCGCCTGGCAGTGGATGGACATGGGCAGCGCAGCCGCCATCTCCTGGATCCTGTTCTTCGTCATCGCCGCGATGACCTGGGTCTACTTCCACCTGTTCGGCCGCAAGGGCCTGGAGGGCAACTGA
- a CDS encoding LacI family DNA-binding transcriptional regulator, whose translation MKTSVRSRRDEKASSPTVLEVAKVAGVSVSTVSRILNGTARVSEAKRQAVEDAIAALDFEPNALAQSLKRGRSMTVGVLTQDVSSSYFTETLKGVEHALTDTGYAPLIASGHWNAEEEAHRVRLLIARRVDGIIILSGNLTSAQITQYSGQVPVVATGHRIEAPKAWAIELDNERGGVMATRHLLDLGHRRIAHIRGPEEHADAEQRFAGYRRALEEAGVQYDERLVVPGDFYETSGVLGVAELLARGAPFTAIFAANDQMAYGVRLALSRQGIRVPDDISLIGFDDLPGSLYTTPPLTTVRQPLFDMGRIAAGNLLRIIDGDPPEPFAPEVELVVRETTRRLR comes from the coding sequence TTGAAAACGTCAGTCAGGTCCCGTCGTGACGAAAAGGCGTCCTCGCCAACGGTTCTCGAGGTCGCCAAGGTCGCGGGCGTCTCCGTGAGCACCGTCTCGCGCATTCTCAACGGGACGGCCAGGGTCTCCGAGGCCAAGCGCCAGGCGGTCGAGGACGCCATTGCCGCGCTCGATTTCGAACCGAACGCGCTTGCCCAGAGCCTGAAACGCGGGCGCTCCATGACGGTCGGGGTGCTGACACAGGACGTCAGCAGCTCTTATTTCACGGAAACCCTGAAAGGGGTCGAGCATGCGCTGACGGACACCGGCTACGCGCCACTGATTGCCAGTGGTCACTGGAATGCGGAGGAGGAGGCGCATCGTGTCAGGCTGCTCATCGCCCGCCGGGTGGACGGGATCATCATCCTGAGCGGCAACCTCACGTCGGCGCAGATCACCCAGTATTCCGGGCAGGTGCCGGTGGTCGCCACCGGCCACCGCATCGAGGCGCCCAAGGCGTGGGCGATCGAGCTGGACAACGAGCGCGGGGGGGTGATGGCAACGCGCCACCTGCTCGATCTCGGGCACCGGCGGATCGCCCATATCCGGGGGCCGGAAGAGCACGCCGATGCAGAGCAGCGGTTCGCCGGTTACCGGCGTGCCCTGGAGGAGGCCGGCGTCCAGTACGATGAGCGTCTGGTGGTTCCCGGGGATTTCTACGAAACCAGCGGCGTGCTGGGTGTCGCCGAGCTGCTCGCCCGCGGTGCGCCCTTTACCGCGATTTTCGCGGCGAACGACCAGATGGCGTATGGCGTCCGGTTGGCACTGAGTCGACAGGGCATCCGCGTGCCGGACGACATCTCCCTGATCGGATTCGATGATCTGCCGGGTTCGCTCTACACAACCCCGCCGCTGACCACCGTGCGCCAGCCGCTGTTCGACATGGGGCGGATCGCGGCCGGCAATCTGCTTCGCATCATTGACGGTGACCCGCCCGAACCGTTTGCGCCGGAGGTGGAGCTGGTGGTTCGGGAGACCACGCGCCGGTTGCGGTGA
- a CDS encoding primary-amine oxidase: MAISSESTPVGAAADTFHPLDPLGPEEIRAAAALLREALGPEPLRFERLVLEEPDKDTVRDWEPGHPLDRRVRFVVSRPGGIGVTLGALSLTERRILSSEHRPDARPMIMLEEFMAIEDAVKADPAFIKACARRGVEDMSLVCVDPWSAGRFDVPGEEGRRLSHTFAWVRTHPRDNFYAHPIEGVNAVVDVDTMEVIRVDDHYADREPVPVPRGESNYEADLVGATRTGIKPLDVVQSDGPSFTVEGNLLRWQGWDVRIGFNAREGLTLHTLGYTEGDERRPVLYRASLAEMVVPYGSPAPGHYRKNVFDIGEYGLGKLANSLTLGCDCLGAIRYLDAYVNGVDGEPIEIANAICIHEEDNGIAWKHWDFRTDHTEVRRLRRLVISSISTVGNYEYASYWYLYQTGTVEFEMKATGIINTVACEPGNPSPFANEVAPGVAGQIHQHLFCARLDMDVDGPDNAVMEYNVVVPPEGPENPYGNAFREEATLLETERVAQRRANSETMRYWKVVNRQRRNGVGQPTGFKLEATNPVTPYTHPQSRSGQRGGFIQNHMWVTPFNAEERYPAGEFVNQSGPGQGLPEWTSADRNLVDTDVVLWHVFGLHHPVRPEDYPVQPCVTCGFRLMPSGFFDRNPAITLPPGRNAASCCA; this comes from the coding sequence ATGGCGATCAGTAGCGAATCCACTCCAGTCGGCGCAGCCGCCGATACGTTCCACCCACTCGACCCACTCGGCCCGGAAGAGATCCGTGCGGCCGCGGCCCTGCTGCGCGAAGCGCTCGGGCCGGAGCCGTTGCGCTTCGAACGCCTGGTCCTGGAAGAGCCCGACAAGGACACGGTCCGTGACTGGGAGCCGGGCCACCCCCTGGACCGCCGGGTACGGTTCGTGGTGTCCCGCCCCGGCGGCATCGGCGTGACGCTCGGTGCACTCTCCCTCACCGAACGCCGGATCCTGTCCAGCGAACACCGCCCGGATGCACGCCCCATGATCATGCTCGAGGAGTTCATGGCCATCGAGGACGCGGTCAAGGCCGATCCGGCGTTCATCAAGGCGTGCGCTCGCCGTGGCGTGGAGGACATGTCGCTGGTCTGCGTGGACCCATGGTCCGCGGGGCGCTTTGACGTCCCCGGCGAAGAGGGGCGCCGCCTGTCCCACACCTTCGCGTGGGTCCGCACCCACCCCCGGGACAACTTCTACGCGCACCCCATCGAAGGGGTGAACGCCGTGGTGGACGTGGACACCATGGAAGTGATCCGGGTCGACGACCACTATGCCGACCGTGAGCCTGTGCCCGTGCCCCGCGGCGAATCCAACTACGAGGCCGATCTGGTGGGCGCTACCCGCACCGGCATCAAGCCCCTGGACGTGGTCCAGAGCGACGGCCCCAGCTTTACCGTTGAGGGGAACCTGTTGCGCTGGCAGGGGTGGGATGTGCGCATCGGCTTCAACGCCCGCGAGGGGCTGACCCTGCACACGCTGGGCTATACCGAGGGCGATGAACGCCGCCCCGTGCTCTACCGTGCATCCCTGGCGGAGATGGTGGTCCCCTACGGCAGCCCGGCACCGGGCCACTACCGCAAGAACGTCTTCGACATCGGCGAGTACGGCCTCGGCAAGCTGGCGAACTCCCTCACGCTGGGCTGCGACTGCCTGGGCGCGATCCGCTACCTGGACGCCTACGTCAACGGCGTCGACGGCGAGCCCATCGAGATCGCCAATGCCATCTGCATCCACGAGGAAGACAACGGCATCGCCTGGAAGCACTGGGATTTCCGCACCGACCACACGGAGGTGCGACGGCTGCGGCGGCTGGTGATCTCGTCCATCTCCACGGTCGGCAATTACGAATACGCGTCGTACTGGTATCTCTACCAGACGGGCACTGTCGAGTTCGAGATGAAGGCCACCGGCATCATCAACACGGTGGCCTGCGAGCCGGGCAACCCCTCCCCGTTCGCCAACGAGGTCGCCCCGGGCGTGGCCGGCCAGATCCACCAGCACCTGTTCTGCGCCCGTCTGGACATGGACGTGGACGGCCCGGACAACGCGGTGATGGAGTACAACGTGGTGGTGCCGCCGGAGGGGCCCGAGAATCCTTACGGCAACGCCTTCCGCGAGGAGGCGACCCTGCTGGAGACGGAGCGGGTGGCGCAGCGACGGGCGAACAGCGAGACCATGCGCTACTGGAAGGTGGTCAACCGGCAGCGCCGCAACGGCGTGGGCCAGCCCACCGGCTTCAAGCTCGAGGCCACCAATCCGGTCACCCCGTACACGCACCCGCAGTCGCGCTCCGGACAACGCGGTGGATTCATCCAGAATCACATGTGGGTGACGCCCTTCAACGCGGAGGAACGCTACCCCGCCGGCGAATTCGTGAACCAGTCTGGCCCCGGACAGGGACTCCCGGAGTGGACATCCGCGGACCGCAACCTGGTGGATACCGACGTGGTGCTCTGGCACGTCTTCGGCCTGCACCACCCGGTGCGCCCCGAGGATTACCCGGTGCAGCCCTGTGTCACCTGCGGCTTCCGGCTGATGCCCTCGGGTTTCTTCGACCGCAACCCGGCCATCACCCTGCCGCCGGGCAGGAACGCCGCTAGCTGTTGCGCCTAG
- a CDS encoding carbohydrate porin, which produces MKSILTRGAIAIGLVGVWSVTPADPIEFSGYMRAGTGFNTDGGRMTCFQLPGADYKWRLGNECDYVIEPEIGATLAEGEDGSRWGVLVMPSAWTAWGFEEGDLEATFGQAYAYGENIPALANGRVWAGRRFYDRVQFGINDFFMESRDGDGAGIEDMDVGFGKLSYAFLMDPNQAADNANITHSVRLTDIQTLPGNHLDIYTAYSHNQSTSEGDPDIDNDDGISVALYHTTTGTLGGSTIVGLQYRDYHTPDDDGVNPAAQDHDGSLYRLHLQQTGFIDAASTGWDLIAQYRYRDFDDGPEDDWYSLGARTDTHLGGPFRFLLEIGHDRIEPDDGDTIHMTKGTAALALSAGPDPTSRPTIRFFATHARWNDAVNDAGGPLTFDDEGTSAFAGDTSGTSVGAQVETWW; this is translated from the coding sequence ATGAAATCCATTCTAACCAGAGGCGCCATTGCAATCGGGCTGGTCGGGGTCTGGTCCGTCACTCCGGCCGATCCCATCGAGTTCAGCGGGTACATGCGTGCCGGCACCGGGTTCAACACGGACGGCGGTCGCATGACCTGTTTCCAGCTGCCCGGGGCTGACTACAAGTGGCGTCTCGGCAACGAGTGCGACTACGTCATCGAACCGGAGATCGGTGCCACGCTCGCGGAAGGCGAAGACGGCAGCCGCTGGGGCGTGCTGGTCATGCCCAGCGCCTGGACGGCCTGGGGTTTCGAGGAAGGAGACCTGGAAGCGACCTTCGGCCAGGCGTACGCTTACGGCGAGAACATTCCCGCTCTGGCCAACGGTCGGGTATGGGCGGGCCGACGCTTCTACGACCGCGTCCAGTTCGGCATCAACGACTTCTTCATGGAGAGCCGTGATGGCGACGGCGCCGGGATTGAAGACATGGATGTAGGCTTCGGCAAACTCAGCTACGCCTTCCTGATGGATCCCAACCAGGCGGCGGATAACGCCAACATCACGCATTCGGTGCGGCTGACGGATATTCAGACCCTGCCGGGCAACCACCTGGATATCTACACGGCCTACAGCCACAACCAGTCCACCAGCGAAGGCGATCCGGACATCGACAATGACGACGGCATCTCCGTGGCGCTGTATCACACCACCACCGGAACGCTGGGCGGCAGCACCATCGTCGGCCTCCAGTACCGCGACTACCACACGCCCGACGATGACGGCGTCAATCCCGCTGCACAGGACCACGACGGGAGTCTGTACCGGCTCCACCTGCAACAGACCGGTTTCATTGACGCCGCCTCCACGGGCTGGGACCTCATCGCCCAGTACCGCTACCGGGACTTCGACGACGGCCCGGAAGACGACTGGTACTCGCTCGGGGCACGCACCGACACCCACCTGGGCGGGCCGTTCCGTTTCCTGCTGGAGATTGGCCACGACCGGATCGAACCCGACGACGGCGACACCATCCACATGACCAAGGGGACAGCCGCCCTCGCCCTCTCCGCGGGACCTGATCCGACCTCACGCCCCACCATCCGGTTCTTTGCGACGCACGCCCGGTGGAACGACGCGGTCAACGATGCCGGCGGCCCACTCACCTTCGACGATGAGGGCACATCCGCATTCGCCGGGGACACCAGCGGTACGTCCGTCGGCGCCCAGGTCGAGACCTGGTGGTAA